In Patescibacteria group bacterium, a single window of DNA contains:
- a CDS encoding DNA gyrase subunit A translates to MPDEPSKNNIGEIRDVDITEELSKNYLDYAMSVIVARALPDIRDGLKPVHRRILYAMYDMGLLTSGYRKSATVVGEVLGKYHPHGDMAVYDALVRMAQNFSMRYMLVDGQGNFGSVDGDPAAAMRYTEVKLPKIAEPMLADIDKDTVDFTDNFDATMKEPAFLPALLPNLLLMGSEGIAVGMATKIPTHNLSEVIDGVIATIKKGKQTVAIEEHQKEAEFFINKINLMAGNLNEKFTEEELRPKHLGFDSDITTAELTEYILGPDFPTGGAIYDAKSLVDVYETGRGRIVVRGIADIVEGAKGKTQIVITEIPYQVNKASLVEQIADLVKNKRIVGISGLRDESDKDGLRVVADLKRDAKPKSVLNNLYKYTRLQTTFPANFVALVDGTPYTVTLKQILVEYIRHRQRVIVRRTIFELTSAKRRAHILEGLKIALDNLDEVIKIIRQSKTQDEAKQNLMERFGFSEIQATAILDMQLRRLAALEREKIEQEYKEMMELIDKLTAILKDPKKILGIIEKELGEVKEKFADKRKTKIYKQKIGEISEEDLIAKEETLITITKTGYIKRLSSSSFKSQHRGGKGVNGMAMKEEDEIDHLLSATTHDMILFFTDKGRVFGTKAWDITEGTRQSKGQALVNLINLEQGEQIRSILALDGTAKHLIMATAKGVIKKTSVSEFANLRTNGLIAIKLDKDDQLVSVHATSGEDFILMLTKNGKSIKFPEANARSMGRATTGVRGMKLAAGDAVIGMEVFPMREAKVEDGRRKIFRHILTVSDNGLGKRTRVDLFPTQKRGGSGVKAVVVTAKTGQLATARLVTNEISQVIITSKHGQVVRLSLKDIPELGRATQGVILMRFAKKGDCVAAVTTISKSGEEEE, encoded by the coding sequence ATGCCAGACGAACCTTCAAAAAATAATATCGGAGAAATACGCGACGTCGATATTACAGAAGAGCTTTCGAAAAATTACCTTGATTATGCGATGAGCGTCATCGTCGCTCGCGCACTTCCTGATATTCGAGACGGACTTAAACCAGTTCATAGAAGAATTTTATATGCAATGTATGATATGGGCTTATTAACTAGCGGATATCGTAAATCTGCAACAGTTGTAGGAGAAGTTTTAGGTAAATATCATCCACACGGAGATATGGCAGTTTATGATGCTTTGGTTCGTATGGCTCAGAATTTTTCTATGCGATATATGCTTGTTGACGGGCAGGGGAATTTTGGAAGCGTCGACGGCGACCCGGCAGCTGCGATGAGGTACACAGAGGTCAAACTTCCAAAGATTGCCGAGCCAATGCTTGCCGATATTGATAAAGACACAGTCGATTTCACAGATAATTTTGATGCGACAATGAAAGAACCGGCTTTTTTGCCAGCACTTTTGCCAAATCTTTTGTTGATGGGCTCTGAAGGAATTGCTGTAGGTATGGCAACAAAAATTCCAACTCATAATCTTAGCGAAGTAATTGACGGAGTAATTGCAACAATTAAGAAAGGAAAGCAGACTGTTGCCATAGAAGAGCATCAAAAAGAAGCTGAATTTTTTATAAATAAAATTAATTTGATGGCTGGAAACTTAAACGAAAAGTTTACTGAGGAAGAACTTCGACCTAAACACCTTGGGTTTGATAGCGATATTACTACAGCTGAGCTTACAGAATATATTTTAGGGCCGGATTTTCCAACTGGCGGAGCAATATATGATGCAAAAAGCCTAGTTGATGTTTATGAAACAGGCCGAGGAAGAATAGTTGTGCGAGGAATTGCTGATATTGTGGAGGGCGCCAAAGGAAAAACACAGATAGTTATTACTGAAATTCCATATCAAGTAAATAAAGCTAGCTTGGTTGAGCAGATTGCAGACTTGGTTAAAAATAAAAGAATTGTAGGAATTTCAGGGCTTCGTGATGAATCTGACAAAGACGGGCTTCGAGTTGTTGCTGATCTTAAGCGTGATGCAAAACCAAAATCTGTTTTAAATAATTTATACAAATACACAAGACTGCAAACGACTTTTCCAGCAAACTTTGTTGCCTTAGTTGATGGGACTCCATACACAGTTACCCTAAAACAAATTTTAGTTGAGTATATAAGGCATAGACAAAGAGTAATTGTTCGTCGCACTATTTTTGAATTAACTTCTGCAAAGCGCCGTGCTCATATTTTGGAAGGGCTTAAAATCGCTCTTGATAACTTGGATGAAGTAATAAAAATCATTCGACAAAGCAAAACTCAAGATGAAGCAAAACAGAATTTGATGGAAAGATTTGGATTTAGCGAAATTCAAGCAACTGCAATTCTTGATATGCAACTCCGTCGCCTTGCAGCTCTTGAGCGAGAAAAAATTGAACAGGAATACAAGGAAATGATGGAATTAATCGATAAGTTAACTGCGATTTTGAAAGATCCAAAGAAAATTTTGGGAATTATTGAAAAAGAATTAGGAGAAGTTAAAGAAAAATTTGCAGACAAAAGAAAAACTAAAATTTATAAGCAAAAAATTGGAGAAATATCTGAGGAAGACTTGATCGCCAAAGAAGAAACTTTAATTACAATTACAAAAACAGGTTATATCAAAAGATTGTCTTCAAGCTCTTTCAAATCACAACACAGAGGAGGAAAGGGAGTAAACGGAATGGCAATGAAAGAAGAGGATGAAATTGATCATTTACTTAGCGCGACAACTCACGACATGATTTTGTTTTTCACAGACAAAGGAAGAGTTTTTGGCACTAAAGCCTGGGATATAACGGAGGGAACAAGACAATCAAAAGGACAAGCTCTTGTGAACTTAATTAATTTAGAGCAAGGAGAACAAATTAGATCAATTCTTGCGCTTGACGGAACGGCAAAACATTTAATTATGGCAACAGCAAAAGGAGTAATTAAGAAAACTTCCGTTAGTGAATTTGCGAATTTGCGCACCAATGGGCTTATTGCAATAAAACTCGATAAAGATGATCAGCTAGTATCAGTTCACGCAACAAGCGGCGAAGATTTTATTTTGATGCTTACTAAAAATGGAAAATCTATTAAGTTTCCTGAAGCAAATGCAAGAAGCATGGGAAGAGCTACAACTGGAGTGCGAGGAATGAAACTTGCTGCAGGAGATGCAGTAATTGGAATGGAAGTATTCCCCATGCGCGAGGCAAAAGTGGAAGACGGAAGACGCAAAATTTTTAGACATATTTTGACAGTATCTGATAATGGACTTGGGAAACGAACAAGGGTTGACTTATTCCCAACTCAAAAACGAGGAGGAAGCGGAGTAAAAGCAGTAGTTGTTACAGCAAAAACAGGACAACTGGCAACAGCAAGGCTTGTTACAAATGAAATTTCTCAAGTGATTATTACAAGTAAACATGGGCAAGTTGTAAGACTTTCTCTAAAAGATATTCCAGAATTGGGGAGAGCAACTCAAGGAGTAATTTTAATGAGATTTGCTAAAAAGGGAGATTGTGTTGCTGCAGTTACTACAATAAGTAAGAGTGGGGAAGAAGAGGAATAA
- a CDS encoding 4a-hydroxytetrahydrobiopterin dehydratase yields MNNLSTQHCVPCEGNVSCMIPKEIEDYKKELKLDWKVIDNKKLSYEFKFKDFKEAMEFVNKIADIANTEGHHPDIYIFYNVVRIELWTHAINGLFKNDFILASKIEDLVAS; encoded by the coding sequence ATGAATAATTTATCAACACAGCACTGCGTCCCTTGCGAAGGAAATGTTTCCTGCATGATTCCTAAAGAAATAGAGGATTACAAAAAAGAATTAAAGCTTGATTGGAAAGTGATTGACAACAAAAAGTTATCATATGAATTCAAATTTAAAGATTTTAAAGAAGCAATGGAATTTGTAAATAAAATTGCAGACATTGCAAACACCGAAGGACATCATCCTGATATTTATATTTTTTATAATGTTGTTCGAATAGAGCTTTGGACTCATGCAATTAACGGTTTATTTAAAAATGACTTTATTTTGGCTTCTAAAATTGAGGATTTAGTTGCTTCTTGA
- a CDS encoding EamA family transporter — MWLTLAFGSAFFAALVAIFGKIGLQNIDSTFATTIRAFIMAVFLIGLSLILKKFEGFSLNSLETRDWILIVLSGIAGALSWLCYFAALKMGLASHVAAIDRLSLVFIVVLSILFLGEGINTKIILGAVIMTIGAILITV, encoded by the coding sequence ATGTGGCTTACTTTGGCTTTTGGATCAGCATTTTTTGCAGCACTTGTTGCTATTTTTGGGAAAATTGGATTACAAAATATTGATTCAACTTTTGCAACAACAATTCGTGCTTTTATAATGGCAGTTTTTTTGATTGGGCTTTCTTTAATCCTGAAGAAATTTGAAGGATTTTCTTTAAATTCGCTGGAAACTCGCGACTGGATTTTGATTGTTTTATCCGGAATTGCAGGAGCTTTATCGTGGCTTTGTTATTTTGCAGCTTTAAAAATGGGGCTTGCATCACATGTTGCCGCAATTGATAGACTAAGTTTAGTTTTTATTGTAGTTTTATCGATTCTTTTTTTGGGTGAGGGGATTAATACAAAAATAATTCTTGGAGCAGTTATTATGACAATTGGCGCTATATTAATTACAGTATAA